A genomic segment from Drosophila willistoni isolate 14030-0811.24 chromosome 2L unlocalized genomic scaffold, UCI_dwil_1.1 Seg72.1, whole genome shotgun sequence encodes:
- the LOC6646154 gene encoding mannose-1-phosphate guanyltransferase alpha: MLKAVILIGGPQKGTRFRPLSLDTPKPLFPLAGRPLIAHHIEACVQLKELREILIIGYYPQTQMEGFVSDMQSLYSSSNINIRYLQEFTSLGTAGGMYHFRDQIRAGNPRAFFVLNGDVCADFPLQELYDFHTQRPPSALVTIMSTEATRQQSLHYGCLVFDRGSGAVSHYVEKPSSYVSTFINCGVYVCSMDIFTILAQIFHARGQEYNCVGFCNGNGRDQGHIKWEQEVLTPLAGTDKLFAMPVPNWWSQLKTAGSAIYANRHYLGLYKKTHPERLANVGTKRGEGDGSLICTVYPDVYVHPSASVHHSAVLGPNVAIGPGVTIGPGVRIRESIVLEQAQIKDHTLILHSIVGRGSTIGAWARVEGTPSDPDANKPFAKMENPPLFNNEGKLNPSITILGCFVQVPAEKILLNSIVLPHKELSRSFKNEIIL, translated from the exons ATGCTGAAGGCTGTAATCCTTATTGGGGGACCACAGAAAGGGACACGATTTCGTCCCCTCTCCCTGGACACGCCCAAACCGTTATTTCCTCTTGCCGGTCGTCCTTTGATTGCCCACCACATTGAGGCATGTGTTCAATTGAAGGAATTGAGGGAAATCCTTATAATAGGATATTATCCACAAACGCAAATGGAGGGATTTGTAAGCGATATGCAGAGCTTAtatagcagcagcaacatcaacatcag ATACCTTCAGGAATTCACTTCGTTGGGGACTGCTGGAGGCATGTACCACTTTCGTGATCAAATACGGGCCGGCAATCCGCGCGCCTTCTTCGTGCTCAATGGCGATGTGTGTGCCGATTTTCCACTTCAGGAGCTCTATGATTTTCACACACAGCGCCCGCCCAGTGCTTTGGTGACCATTATGAGTACGGAGGCGACACGTCAACAGTCCTTGCACTACGGCTGTCTCGTTTTCGATCGCGGAAGTGGCGCCGTCTCTCACTACGTGGAGAAACCGAGTTCATATGTCTCCACATTCATCAATTGCGGCGTCTATGTATGCTCCATGGATATATTCACCATACTAGCCCAGATATTCCATGCTCGTGGGCAGGAGTATAACTGTGTTGGTTTctgcaatggcaatggcaggGATCAGGGTCACATCAAGTGGGAACAAGAAGTACTTACACCTCTGGCTGGTACGGATAAACTTTTCGCCATGCCTGTACCCAATTGGTGGTCACAATTGAAGACAGCCGGCTCGGCGATTTATGCAAATCGTCATTATTTGGGTTTGTACAAGAAGACGCATCCGGAACGACTTGCTAACGTTGGTACTAAACGCGGCGAAGGCGATGGAAGTCTAATCTGCACAGTCTATCCTGACGTCTATGTGCATCCCAGTGCCTCAGTCCATCATTCAGCTGTG cTTGGTCCCAACGTCGCCATTGGTCCTGGCGTTACCATTGGCCCTGGTGTTCGCATTCGCGAATCAATTGTTCTCGAACAAGCTCAGATAAAGGATCACACTTTAATACTTCATTCAATAGTTGGTCGTGGCTCCACTATCGGCGCTTGGGCAAGAGTTGAGGGCACGCCCAGTGATCCAGATGCAAATAAACCATTTGCCAAAATGGAAAATCCGCCACTTTTCAACAATGAAGGCAAACTAAATCCGTCTATAACCATATTGG GTTGTTTTGTCCAAGTGCCAGCTGAGAAGATCCTTTTAAATAGTATTGTCCTGCCGCACAAAGAACTTAGCCGCAGcttcaaaaatgaaatcatCTTGTAA
- the LOC6646199 gene encoding importin-11: MATAEQLHLVAQTLQAATNPSHEIVQKAEAQLREWEQQPGFFPTIARLSMKLPAVAAGRPEGEGGVNAQDENDVKVRWMAAVYLKNGIERYWRPNSRHELPAEQKQQIRDVLLQHYNLEEVPQVGLQVAVLLGRLARTDYPRFWPDLLPTLMKQLQTCNAAENTDAALQQRILLVLHYVLKALASRRLMAEQRAFEELGTQIFGYLAWDIWAVLTNRCLQLIKRICASGSQDAQLEAEALSILQRAYIVMRSLRKLLVYGCAKQYKSPDHMQFVEQLFERLRECLELRYQLRLGPNRGSPLIAELERFILKMMKSLNEFMERRALSFARFVSVALEFSFHYVFHEGTGLIFDTGDRMNFSNFAIQAINMLKGIMLSGNDSISAPAAPEAEGAQSLEDELLASAGQAQLKFFTEERITYMSEKMVTHYFLLTQQELEEWQQDPEGYDQDDGGGDAWKYSLRASVETLYVTCFTQYSAVMIAEVLKYVRRAQELQLTPESDLKSILLKDAIYNALGQTSFYFFNRLDFGNWLTSQLLSELKIEAPNFRILRRRIIWLVGHWVGVQLSRELRPLAYEACLHLLRPQEDMPTRLASARTLNLLIDDFEFMPESFHPYFSPLFEALFLLLHEAGECDSKIVVLGTMTLLVEKMSEYIEPQALQFISYLPLLWRESEKYDLLRCAIIGTLEQLVRTIRDVPEPMKPFLYSVIELSTDLQQLSHVYLIEDGIMLWLAVIGNSTQLTPELLVLCDHLLPIIEMSSENLRTVLQLIHAYILLDAQVYLSRYGEGFVSYCVRSFEDIRTEGIIAMLRIFETCLKTDATMGLRLVRPALPFVFQQVYLRQDFPMIMGWYLTIVARTLLIDQTVFMSVVQELPQADALARILDVWIEFFPLVPDTHAEKRKLFCLAFASIFGDNELLLTRLPHILQLVDETLREVMDKQYSVVEEGDAKTTPRYYDSLVIHDEHQLDLDEFQYQFGSGEDFHIKSYHGKTYHDDRNRQLVLKDPVYKIPLTEYLKWQLQSLQSQLGVARYEQLMREVAQQVLERITMYIEQTVPKACVVCAGGGASGAAGGGDTAIANAVIDEAEQLVESG; the protein is encoded by the exons atggCTACTGCCGAGCAACTGCATCTGGTTGCACAAACTTTGCAGGCGGCCACAAATCCCAGTCACGAGATAGTCCAAAAGGCCGAAGCCCAGCTTAGAGAATGGGAGCAACAGCCGGGCTTTTTCCCAACAATAGCGCGTCTCAGTATGAAATTGCCTGCTGTCGCCGCCGGCCGTCCTGAAGGGGAGGGAGGCGTAAATGCCCAGGATGAGAATGATGTTAAAGTGCGTTGGATGGCCGCAGTGTATCTAAAGAATGGAATAGAACGCTATTGGCGACCAAATTCCAGACACGAGTTGCCTGCCGAACAAAAGCAGCAGATCCGAGATGTCCTTCTGCAGCATTACAATTTAGAGGAAGTACCACAAGTTGGCCTGCAAGTGGCTGTCCTGCTGGGCAGACTGGCCCGCACTGATTACCCGCGTTTCTGGCCAGATTTGTTGCCCACCCTTATGAAGCAGCTACAGACATGCAATGCGGCAGAAAATACAGATGCCGCCCTGCAGCAAAGAATTCTTTTGGTGCTACATTATGTGTTGAAAGCATTGGCCTCACGCCGCCTGATGGCCGAGCAACGAGCCTTCGAGGAATTGGGCACTCAAATTTTTGGCTACTTGGCCTGGGACATTTGGGCGGTGCTCACCAATCGCTGTCTGCAGTTAATCAAAAGGATTTGTGCCAGCGGTAGCCAGGATGCCCAGCTTGAGGCGGAGGCTCTGAGCATCTTACAACGAGCCTACATTGTGATgagatcactgcggaaactcCTCGTCTATGGCTGTGCTAAGCAATATAAGAGCCCCGATCACATGCAGTTTGTGGAGCAACTTTTTGAACGATTGCGTGAGTGTCTCGAATTACGCTATCAACTGCGCCTGGGTCCAAATCGTGGATCTCCGCTTATAGCTGAATTGGAACGCTTCATTTTGAAGATGATGAAATCCCTCAACGAATTCATGGAGCGACGTGCCCTCTCCTTTGCCCGCTTCGTCTCGGTGGCTCTGGAGTTTAGCTTCCATTATGTGTTTCACGAAGGCACTGGCCTTATCTTTGACACCGGCGATCGAATGAACTTTAGCAACTTTGCCATTCAGGCCATCAATATGCTTAAGGGCATTATGTTGAGTGGCAATGATAGCATTAGTGCGCCAGCTGCACCTGAAGCCGAGGGTGCCCAATCCTTGGAGGACGAGCTATTGGCCTCCGCCGGACAGGCGCAATTGAAATTCTTCACCGAGGAACGGATTACATATATGAGTGAAAAGATGGTGACTCACTACTTTCTGCTGACCCAGCAAGAGCTTGAAGAGTGGCAACAGGATCCCGAGGGCTATGATCAAGATGATGGCGGTGGCGATGCCTGGAAGTATTCGCTACGAGCCAGTGTAGAGACATTATATGTCACCTGTTTCACCCAGTACTCGGCTGTGATGATAGCCGAAGTCCTGAAGTATGTGAGAAGAGCCCAAGAGCTCCAGTTGACGCCGGAATCGGATTTAAAGTCTATTCTTCTGAAAGATGCCATCTACAATGCCTTGGGACAGAcctcgttttattttttcaatcgTCTGGATTTCGGTAACTGGCTGACCTCGCAATTGTTGTCAGAACTCAAGATTGAAGCTCCTAATTTCCGGATACTACGAAGACGTATCATTTGGCTGGTGGGTCACTGGGTCGGGGTTCAATTATCACGCGAACTGCGTCCACTGGCCTACGAGGCGTGTCTGCATTTGCTGCGCCCCCAGGAAGATATGCCCACGCGCTTGGCATCAGCGAGAACTTTAAATCTTCTTATCGATGACTTTGAGTTTATGCCCGAATCATTTCATCCATACTTCTCACCACTCTTCGAGGCCCTCTTCCTGCTGTTGCACGAGGCGGGTGAATGCGATAGCAAAATTGTGGTCCTAGGCACCATGACCCTGTTGGTGGAAAAGATGAGCGAATATATCGAAcctcaggctcttcaatttATATCCTATTTGCCGCTTCTATGGCGGGAGAGCGAGAAATATGATTTACTGCGTTGTGCAATCATTGGGACCTTGGAGCAGCTGGTGCGTACCATACGCGATGTGCCTGAGCCTATGAAACCCTTCCTCTATAGCGTGATTGAGCTTAGCACAGATCTTCAG CAACTCTCTCATGTGTATCTGATAGAGGATGGGATCATGCTTTGGCTGGCTGTGATTGGAAATTCCACCCAATTGACACCCGAACTTTTAGTTCTCTGTGATCATCTGTTGCCCATTATCGAGATGTCATCGGAGAATTTACGCACTGTGCTTCAACTTATACATGCCTACATTCTACTCGATGCTCAGGTCTATCTGAGTCGCTATGGTGAAGGATTCGTGTCCTACTGTGTCCGTTCGTTTGAGGATATACGCACAGAGGGCATTATTGCCATGCTGAGAATATTTGAGACATGCCTAAAAACGGATGCTACGATGGGGTTGCGTCTTGTGCGACCCGCTTTGCCATTTGTGTTCCAACAGGTTTATCTCAGGCAGGATTTTCCCATGATCATGGGCTGGTATCTGACCATTGTAGCTCGGACGCTACTCATTGACCAGACGGTATTTATGTCTGTGGTCCAGGAACTTCCGCAAGCAGATGCCTTGGCACGCATTCTAGATGTGTGGATTGAGTTCTTCCCCCTAGTGCCCGACACGCACGCCGAGAAGAGGAAACTTTTTTGCCTGGCCTTTGCCTCGATCTTCGGTGACAATGAATTGCTTTTGACCCGCTTACCTCACATCTTACAGCTGGTGGACGAAACTCTGCGGGAAGTGATGGACAAGCAATATTCCGTTGTCGAGGAGGGCGATGCCAAGACAACGCCACGCTATTACGACTCGTTGGTAATCCACGATGAACATCAATTAGACTTGGACGAATTTCAATATCAATTTGGCAGTGGCGAAGATTTCCATATAAAAAGCTATCACGGGAAGACCTACCATGACGATCGGAATCGCCAGCTCgttctcaaggatcccgttTATAAAATACCCCTTACCGAATACCTCAAATGGCAGCTTCAATCGCTACAATCTCAGTTGGGCGTTGCCCGTTACGAGCAGCTGATGCGAGAAGTTGCACAGCAGGTTCTAGAACGAATTACCATGTACATAGAGCAAACGGTTCCCAAGGCGTGCGTGGTATGCGCCGGCGGCGGTGCAAGTGGTGCAGCTGGAGGAGGAGATACAGCAATAGCAAATGCAGTCATCGATGAGGCTGAACAGTTGGTGGAATCTGGCTGA
- the LOC6646198 gene encoding protein Cep89 homolog, with the protein MTQRSVMITDLDQTDQEQTTEKVHGHSATQPKPRNRKVLQTLAGNFSRRSRSVEIEHRQDTTGTQTKKRDRTLNGLLQAKEQQLEQLLQRLSTLHKYNDQFAQENEKLRQDSTQLERRLSQAEQEVANCPRCQQLSQKLSTINAQNKTLINDVDMLKTLVFRLNVQIESYQDQRRQAGGDKGGGEGGTNIVSTLPQSYELPAHTLGPLLQAYDETIRDKDALLTQYSTEFEHFTGELKRALEENTKLLQSQEQLRREVGSWREERVCLQAQLGVCRSKAEAQMRKTDLAKEKLVEVMHCYEQRMQTLLLDMDHLQAAYARTKSELAAMKSTTATTPPAAPQPSPPAAPALADLQEAAVQQCKSLLEQLKQEHLRERSTLEEQLQTSNLRAASLMRSTEKAKHARDRLKARLRMALQWAQKLEAGQAEMRDTYDAVRRLEVLVKHKESQLRGLHARNVEELEKLRQKLQQKDETIRNLLRGKLERRPAVD; encoded by the exons ATGACTCAACGAAGTGTAATGATCACGGATCTGGATCAAACCGACCAGGAACAGACAACGGAAAAGGTGCATGGACACTCCGCGACCCAGCCAAAGCCAAGAAATCGAAAAGTCTTACAAACTTTAGCGGGTAATTTTAGTCGTCGCTCAAGAAGTGTGGAAATTGAACATCGCCAGGACACAACTGGGACACAGACCAAAAAGAGAGATCGCACCCTAAATGGACTG CTGCAGGCCAAGGAACAACAATTGGAACAATTGCTGCAACGTCTCTCGACGCTCCATAAATACAATGACCAGTTCGCTCAGGAGAATGAGAAACTGCGTCAGGATAGCACACAATTGGAACGTCGTCTCTCCCAAGCGGAACAGGAAGTTGCGAATTGTCCACGTTGTCAGCAGTTAAGCCAGAAACTTTCCACCATAAATGCTCAGAATAAAACATTAATTAACGATGTGGATATGCTAAAGACTCTAGTCTTTCGTTTGAATGTTCAAATCGAGAGCTATCAGGATCAGCGTAGGCAGGCTGGCGGGGATAAAGGGGGAGGAGAAGGTGGCACTAACATTGTGTCCACACTTCCACAGTCCTATGAGCTTCCTGCCCATACATTGGGCCCCTTACTCCAGGCCTACGACGAGACCATCCGGGATAAGGATGCTCTTCTCACCCAGTATAGTACAGAGTTTGAGCATTTTACAGGTGAATTAAAGCGCGCCCTAGAGGAAAATACCAAACTG CTGCAATCACAGGAGCAGCTCCGTCGAGAGGTTGGCAGCTGGCGAGAGGAACGCGTGTGTCTTCAGGCCCAATTGGGTGTTTGTCGTTCCAAGGCCGAGGCACAGATGCGCAAAACCGATTTGGCCAAAGAGAAACTAGTCGAAGTGATGCATTGCTATGAACAAAGGATGCAGACTTTGCTCTTGGACATGGATCATTTGCAGGCTGCCTATGCTCGCACCAAATCCGAATTGGCTGCCATGAAAagcacaacagcaacaacaccaccagcagcaccaCAGCCGTCTCCACCCGCAGCTCCTGCCCTTGCCGATCTTCAGGAAGCTGCAGTACAGCAATGCAAAAGTCTATTGGAACAACTGAAGCAAGAGCATCTGCGAGAGCGTTCAACATTGGAGGAACAATTGCAAACAAGTAATTTGCGTGCCGCTTCGCTTATGCGCAGCACAGAGAAGGCCAAACATGCCAGAGATCGCCTGAAGGCGCGTCTCCGTATGGCTCTGCAGTGGGCCCAAAAGCTGGAAGCTGGCCAGGCCGAGATGCGAGACACCTACGATGCTGTTCGCCGTCTAGAAGTGTTGGTCAAGCATAAAGAATCCCAATTGCGTGGCCTCCATGCGCGTAATGTCGAAGAGTTGGAAAAATTGCGGCAAAAGCTGCAACAAAAAGATGAAACCATTAGAAATTTGTTACGTGGCAAACTAGAGCGACGTCCAGCCGTTGATTAG